From Nicotiana tabacum cultivar K326 chromosome 20, ASM71507v2, whole genome shotgun sequence, one genomic window encodes:
- the LOC142174537 gene encoding uncharacterized protein LOC142174537 encodes MFAYLWQEALLDQDDSTGVETTATVTAISIGIDPSNPLYLHQSDNPGAMLVSTAFDGIGYRSWRRSVLRGLSVKNKLGFISGECKQPDPSSPQFQQWERYDNMVTPWILNLLSKEIADSVEYANDDVELWKELEDRYEQTNGARLYQIQKEINDLSQGTLDITTYYTKLKKL; translated from the exons ATGTTTGCCTACCTTTGGCAGGAG GCCCTCCTTGACCAAGACGATTCCACTGGAGTGGAAACTACCGCCACTGTTACTGCGATAAGCATAGGAATTGATCCAAGTAACCCTCTATACCTTCACCAGTCTGATAATCCAGGAGCTATGCTTGTTTCAACTGCTTTTGATGGAATAGGGTACAGATCTTGGAGGAGAAGTGTATTGAGGGGGCTATCTGTGAAGAACAAATTAGGCTTTATAAGCGGTGAGTGCAAACAACCAGATCCTTCGTCACCACAATTTCAACAATGGGAGCGATACGATAATATGGTGACCCCTTGGATCCTAAATTTACTCTCTAAGGAAATCGCAGACAGTGTAGAATATGCAAATGATGATGTTGAACTTTGGAAGGAACTGGAGGATCGCTATGAACAAACTAATGGAGCTAGGTTGTATCAAATTCAGAAAGAGATCAATGATCTTTCCCAAGGTACTCTTGATATCACTACTTACTATACTAAGTTGAAGAAGCTCTAG